A genome region from Chryseobacterium sp. G0186 includes the following:
- a CDS encoding DUF1569 domain-containing protein, whose translation MVKKYLNTPIYFEEITERISKLSANTPGKWGKMNAGQMLKHCDLVLQVALKKIELPPINIFYKAIGIVTKIEMYVFNNGIPRNMPTFQKLIVNFECDFDESKTNLLNTLEEFRRACAYKKLPPHHRLFGNMTEKDWEFLEYKHLDHHLKQFNV comes from the coding sequence TTGGTAAAGAAATATCTTAATACTCCTATATATTTTGAGGAAATTACAGAAAGGATTTCCAAATTATCTGCAAATACCCCTGGAAAATGGGGTAAAATGAATGCTGGTCAGATGTTAAAACATTGTGATTTAGTTCTTCAGGTTGCTTTAAAGAAAATTGAACTTCCCCCAATTAATATCTTCTATAAGGCTATAGGAATCGTTACAAAAATAGAAATGTATGTTTTCAATAACGGAATTCCCAGAAACATGCCTACTTTTCAAAAACTAATCGTTAATTTTGAGTGTGATTTTGATGAATCAAAAACCAATCTACTGAATACACTGGAGGAATTTAGGAGAGCTTGTGCATATAAAAAGCTGCCACCTCATCACAGATTATTCGGAAATATGACTGAAAAAGACTGGGAATTTTTAGAATATAAACATCTTGATCATCACTTAAAACAATTTAATGTATGA
- the ytxJ gene encoding bacillithiol system redox-active protein YtxJ: protein MSFFDKIFGGKDEAPDQKSFWKKIESEEDLVKAIEHSHKNKIGIFKHSTSCFISRTVLKNFEKEVENSDQNAELYYLDLLAYRPISNKIASDFEIRHESPQLIVIENGKPVNSASHQDISLSQIV from the coding sequence ATGAGTTTTTTTGATAAAATATTCGGTGGAAAAGATGAAGCCCCTGACCAAAAATCGTTCTGGAAAAAGATAGAGTCTGAAGAAGACCTGGTAAAGGCAATTGAGCACTCTCACAAAAATAAAATAGGAATATTTAAACATTCAACAAGCTGTTTTATCAGCAGAACTGTTCTGAAAAACTTTGAAAAGGAGGTTGAAAACTCTGATCAAAATGCAGAGTTGTATTATTTGGATTTACTGGCATACAGGCCTATTTCCAATAAGATTGCTTCAGATTTTGAGATAAGACATGAAAGCCCGCAGTTGATTGTCATTGAGAACGGAAAGCCCGTTAACAGCGCTTCGCACCAGGATATTTCGTTAAGCCAGATTGTATAA
- a CDS encoding Crp/Fnr family transcriptional regulator — translation MKNINNYLAKVLNVPLQNVNTCSLHYEVKKIPKNQFLLQYGEICRHIFFVEKGLLKMYSIDKNGKEHIIQFAPESWLISDRSSLYFNEKSNYYIEAVEDSEILFLHPDFFNKLVEQFPNSIERSDFLLQKHIRSLQNRINSLLGETAEERYMKFIKMYPDLLLRVPQWMIASYLGITPESLSRVRKELARKNFIPDNK, via the coding sequence ATGAAGAATATTAATAATTATTTAGCCAAAGTCTTAAACGTTCCTCTTCAGAATGTGAACACCTGTAGTCTTCATTATGAGGTAAAGAAGATTCCTAAAAATCAGTTTCTTCTTCAGTATGGCGAAATATGCAGACATATATTTTTTGTTGAAAAAGGACTTTTAAAAATGTATTCCATTGATAAAAATGGGAAGGAACATATTATACAGTTTGCTCCGGAAAGCTGGCTGATCTCCGACCGAAGCAGTCTTTACTTTAATGAAAAATCCAATTATTATATAGAAGCTGTTGAAGATTCAGAAATTTTGTTTCTGCATCCTGATTTCTTCAATAAGCTGGTAGAGCAGTTTCCCAATAGTATTGAGAGAAGTGATTTTTTACTCCAAAAGCATATCAGAAGTCTTCAGAACAGAATCAATTCCCTTTTGGGCGAAACGGCTGAAGAGCGATACATGAAATTCATTAAAATGTATCCGGACTTGTTGCTAAGGGTTCCTCAATGGATGATTGCTTCCTACCTGGGCATTACTCCTGAGAGTTTAAGCCGGGTGAGAAAGGAATTGGCAAGAAAAAATTTCATTCCGGACAACAAATAG
- a CDS encoding PLP-dependent aminotransferase family protein translates to MSKEFLYTEIADGIAAQIKSGVLKAGDKLPSVRMLCSEHRVSMNTAKRVFLELESLSLVESRPQSGYFVSQLLSVKLPLPAVSRPSLIANNDEPDELISKVYENMGRKDITFFSIGIPSGDLLPQAKLKKEIVHAIRELKEGGTEYEELQGNLKLRRMIAIRSLQWGGNFNENDLITTNGGMNALSFCLMALGKPGDTIAIESPCYPGILQLANGLGLKVLELPTHPTTGIEIDALKKAIPKIDLCLLIPNFNSPLGSCMPDENKKEVVKILSEHNIPLIEDDVYGDLYFGSTRPKCCKSFDKDGNVLYCSSISKTLAPGYRVGWIAPGKYKDKILKLKLLHSTSSISIVNEAVANFLKSGRYEKHLQQLRKTLQSNYQNYVQTIAEYFPEGTKTSRPQGGLSLWVEFDKKIQTTQLYDLAIKENISIAPGRMFTFQEQFENCMRLCIGLPWSEETQAKLRQVGNLAKKI, encoded by the coding sequence ATGAGTAAGGAATTTTTATATACAGAAATAGCAGACGGTATTGCTGCACAGATTAAAAGTGGCGTATTAAAGGCTGGAGACAAGCTTCCATCCGTGAGAATGCTATGTAGTGAACATCGGGTAAGTATGAATACTGCTAAACGTGTTTTTCTTGAACTTGAATCTTTATCTCTGGTTGAATCGAGGCCGCAATCCGGTTACTTTGTAAGCCAGTTATTATCTGTGAAACTTCCCCTTCCTGCAGTAAGCCGTCCGTCTTTAATAGCAAATAATGACGAACCGGATGAACTGATCAGTAAGGTATATGAAAATATGGGCCGAAAGGATATCACCTTCTTTTCCATCGGAATTCCATCGGGAGATCTCCTGCCTCAGGCTAAACTGAAAAAGGAAATTGTACATGCCATACGAGAGTTAAAAGAAGGCGGAACAGAATATGAGGAACTTCAGGGAAACCTCAAACTGCGAAGAATGATTGCCATCCGTTCGTTGCAATGGGGAGGAAACTTCAATGAAAATGATCTGATTACGACCAATGGTGGAATGAATGCGCTGTCTTTTTGTTTAATGGCTCTTGGAAAGCCCGGAGATACCATTGCCATCGAAAGCCCATGCTATCCAGGGATATTGCAGCTCGCTAACGGACTAGGTTTGAAGGTACTGGAACTTCCCACCCATCCTACCACCGGAATAGAAATAGATGCCTTAAAAAAAGCCATTCCAAAAATTGATCTGTGTCTGTTAATCCCTAATTTTAATTCCCCCCTGGGAAGCTGTATGCCGGATGAGAATAAGAAAGAAGTCGTAAAAATTCTGTCAGAGCATAATATTCCGTTGATTGAAGATGACGTTTATGGTGATCTTTATTTTGGCTCTACTCGTCCTAAATGCTGTAAATCCTTTGATAAAGACGGAAATGTATTATACTGCAGTTCTATCTCCAAAACCTTGGCCCCCGGATATCGTGTGGGATGGATAGCCCCTGGAAAATACAAGGATAAAATATTAAAGCTTAAGCTTCTGCATTCCACCTCTTCTATTTCAATTGTCAATGAAGCGGTAGCCAATTTTTTAAAGTCCGGCAGATACGAAAAACATCTTCAGCAGCTTCGCAAAACATTACAAAGCAACTATCAGAACTACGTACAGACCATTGCTGAGTATTTTCCTGAAGGCACAAAAACCAGCCGTCCACAAGGAGGATTATCTTTATGGGTAGAATTTGATAAAAAAATACAAACGACTCAGCTCTATGATTTAGCCATCAAGGAAAACATAAGTATAGCTCCCGGAAGAATGTTTACCTTTCAGGAGCAGTTTGAAAACTGTATGAGACTCTGCATCGGACTTCCCTGGTCAGAAGAAACACAGGCAAAGCTCAGACAGGTTGGAAATCTTGCTAAAAAAATCTAG
- a CDS encoding DMT family transporter, with protein sequence MMTDTISKDQAVSGWINGFIGVLLFSGSMPATKLAVMEMDPIFVTIARAVIAGVLALSVLLIFKEKRPAKNQIFSLVLVSIGCVIGFPLLSSLALQYLTSAHSIVFLGMLPLATAIFGVFRGGERPHPIFWLFSIIGSFLVIGYAFSQGFSASPIGDILMLLAVILCGLGYAEGAKLSKTLGGWQVISWALVLSLPIMLPLFFIYFPSHLETVSVKGWFGLGYISLFSMFIGFIFWYKGLAQGGITTVGQLQLLQPFFGLALAAYLLHEQVSMGMLGVTVGVILCVAGTKKFAK encoded by the coding sequence ATGATGACAGATACAATTTCAAAGGACCAGGCAGTAAGCGGATGGATCAATGGTTTCATAGGAGTATTGCTATTTAGTGGCTCAATGCCTGCCACCAAATTAGCGGTAATGGAAATGGATCCAATATTTGTAACGATTGCCCGTGCTGTAATAGCAGGAGTATTAGCTCTTTCGGTTTTATTAATTTTCAAGGAAAAGCGTCCTGCTAAAAACCAGATCTTTTCATTGGTATTAGTATCTATCGGGTGTGTCATTGGTTTTCCGTTGCTTTCATCACTTGCATTACAATATCTTACTTCAGCCCATTCTATTGTATTTCTAGGTATGCTGCCTTTGGCTACAGCAATATTTGGTGTATTTCGAGGGGGAGAAAGGCCCCATCCTATATTTTGGTTATTTTCAATAATCGGCAGTTTTTTGGTGATTGGTTATGCATTTTCTCAAGGCTTTTCTGCTTCTCCGATTGGAGATATTCTTATGCTGTTAGCCGTTATTTTGTGCGGACTGGGTTATGCTGAGGGGGCCAAGCTTTCTAAAACACTAGGTGGGTGGCAGGTTATTTCATGGGCGTTGGTTTTATCTTTACCCATTATGCTGCCTTTATTCTTCATTTATTTCCCATCTCATCTGGAGACGGTAAGTGTTAAAGGCTGGTTTGGTTTAGGTTACATCTCTTTATTCAGTATGTTTATTGGGTTTATATTTTGGTACAAAGGATTAGCTCAGGGAGGAATCACTACAGTTGGTCAGCTTCAGTTATTGCAGCCATTCTTCGGACTTGCACTGGCCGCTTATCTTCTTCATGAGCAGGTAAGTATGGGAATGCTGGGTGTGACGGTTGGAGTTATCCTGTGTGTTGCCGGCACTAAAAAGTTTGCAAAATAA
- a CDS encoding Crp/Fnr family transcriptional regulator, whose amino-acid sequence MKTISCMNIDENLLRSFGAEDKTFKKKETIFNEGDHAMYYFQITKGKVKLNNYNEDGKEFIHNVLGKNQSFGDALLFLNQYYPMNAVSLDNSEILRLPRSQFMEMLRQNPDLSLEMNACFSQEIFYKLKMVQSMASQNPIQRLTGLLNYLKSYHGNDCAHSFPIEFTRQQLASLVGLRVETVIRALKKMEKEGSIVFKDRKILY is encoded by the coding sequence ATGAAGACAATTAGCTGCATGAATATTGATGAAAACCTTCTGAGATCCTTTGGTGCTGAAGATAAGACATTTAAAAAGAAAGAAACGATCTTTAATGAAGGAGATCATGCGATGTATTATTTTCAGATTACAAAAGGAAAAGTGAAACTTAACAACTATAATGAGGATGGAAAAGAATTTATTCACAATGTTTTAGGGAAAAATCAAAGTTTTGGAGATGCCTTGCTTTTTCTTAATCAGTATTATCCCATGAATGCTGTAAGCCTTGATAATTCTGAAATTCTTAGACTCCCGAGAAGTCAATTTATGGAAATGCTTCGGCAAAACCCTGATCTTTCCCTCGAAATGAATGCCTGCTTTTCTCAGGAAATTTTTTACAAGTTGAAAATGGTACAAAGTATGGCCTCACAGAATCCCATTCAGCGATTGACAGGTCTGCTTAATTACCTTAAAAGTTATCATGGTAACGACTGTGCCCATTCTTTTCCTATTGAATTTACCCGACAGCAACTGGCCAGTTTGGTGGGACTGCGGGTAGAAACCGTAATCCGGGCCTTAAAAAAGATGGAAAAAGAGGGAAGTATTGTCTTTAAGGATAGAAAAATTTTATATTAA